Part of the Methylorubrum populi genome is shown below.
CAATCCGGGCCGCGCCTCCGCCTACGCGCCGGGCTCGAACGTGGCGCTCGACGGCGCAGCCGCCGACGGCACGGGCGGAGCGCGTCCGAAGGCCTTCGACGCCTCCGAGGGCACGCGGCTCGATCCCCTGCGCAACAAGACCTACGATCTCGGCTCGCCGAAGACGGTCCCGGCCCTGCGCAACCCGTGACCTGCCCCCGCAAGGGCCGTCCCGGTGCGCCCGAATGGACGCTCCGGGAGCATCTGATTCCCTGTTGAATTGCCGCCCTCGGACCGCTTCCGGGCAATCGCCGAGGATGTTTCCGACCTCCGTCACGGCGATCTGCGAGCGGATGCCGAACTAGAGCATCATCCCGAAAGGTGGTTTGCAGCTTTCGGAAAAAGATGATGCAAAAACAGATCCCTGGCGCATCGTGCTGGATCCGATATCCAGCACGATGCGCTAGCGGTGCGGCTCCGCTCCGGATCGGGGGCGCAAGACGCCGCTCGGCACGGCACTCACATCGAGCTGATCGAGCGAGGTGAGAACGAGGTCGGCCCCGGCCGCCCGCAGCAGCGCCGCGTCGCCGAGCCGTGCGATGCCAAGTCCCGCCATGCCGCCGGCCTTCGCCGCACGGATTCCAGCCGGTGCATCCTCGACGACGAGGCAGCGGTTGGGAGACGCGCCCACGGCCGAGGCGGCGAGCAGGAACAGCGCCGGATCGGGTTTGCCGCGCGGGACGTCGCGGCCGCTCACGTCGGCATCGAACAGAGACAACAGCGTGCGGCGGTCGGGCAGGATCACGCGGGCCAGCATCGCGTCGGCGTTCTTCGAGGACGAGGCGAGAACCGTGCGCAGAGCCGCTTCTCTGAGCGCCACCGCGAGACGGATCGCGTCGGGAAACGCCTCGAAGCGATCCTGTTCGATCAGCCGGTCGATCACCGCCTGCTTCTTCCGCGCGAAGTCGGCGGCATGAGCGGCTGCCCCGGCCCCGCCGAGACGCTCGAGCGTCGCCCGGGCGCCCTCCAGCCGCCGCTTGCCCGCGACATGAGCCTGATAGAAGGCCGTGGTGAAATCTGACGGGTCGGCAAACTCGGCGAGCGCCTCGCGCCAAGCCTGCTCGTGAGGGGAATCGACCAGCACGCCGTCGACGTCGAAGATGACCGCCTGCAGCCTCTCCGGCACGGCCTCAGGACCCCGGTTCATGGCCGCCCCCGGGCGGCGGGCGGATCGCTCGCGTCGCCGAAGGCGCGGCCGATGACAGGCGGACGCAGTCTTCGGCATGCCATAGGGTCAGGTCCTCGCCCTCGATCAGTCGGTAGGTCGCTGCGACGTGGTCGAGTTCGACCCGGAGCACCCGTCCGCGGATCCGGAGCGTGAAGCTCATCCGGTTCCAGGTCGCGGGCAGGCAGGGTCGGAAGGAGATCCGCCCGCGGGTGTCGCGCAGCCCCGCGAAGCCGTAGACGAGCGCGAGCCATGTGCCGCCGATCGCGGCGATATGGGCGCCGTGCATCATGTTGCCGCCGATATCGGACAGGTCCATCGCCAGCGCGAAGTAGAAGTAGTGGATTGCCTTCTCGCGCAGCCCGATCTCGTTCGCGACGATGCTCTGAATGCAGACGGACAGCGACGAATCGTGGGTCGTGAGAGGATCGTAATACTCGAAGTTTCGTCGCTTTTCCTCGGTGGTAAAATGCTCGCTCAGCAGGAACATGGCCAGCACCATATCGGCCTGCTTGATCACCTGCGAACGATAGAGGTTCAGCGGATGATAGTGCAGCAGAAGCGGGTAGTGATCCTCCGGTGTGTTGGCGAAGTCCCATCGCTCCAGATCGAGGAAGGCATCGTCCTGTGGATGCACCTTCAGCCGCTCGTCGTAGGGCAGGTACATCCGCTCCGCCGCCTGATTCCAGGCTTCCGGCTCGTCCGGGTCGAGGCCCGTGCGGCGCAGGAGATTCGCGAAGCTTTCGGGATCGTCGCGCTCCAGCATCCGCACGACCTCCGCGGCGTAGCGCATGTTCTCCCGCGCCATCAGGTTCGTGTAGCAGTTGTTGTTGACGATCGCCGTGTATTCGTCCGGCCCGGTCACACCGTGGATGCAGAATCGCCCGCCCATACGGTCCGAGAAGAAGCCGAGGTCGCACCAGAGGCGGGCGGTCTCGACGAGGATCTCGGCGCCGTAGCGGTGCAGGAAATCCACGTCACCGCTGACTTCGACGTACTGGCGCAGGGCGAAGGCAATGTCGGCGTTGATGTGATACTGGGCCGTTCCCGCCGCGTAATAGGCGGAGGCCTCCCGCCCGTTGATCGTGCGCCAGGGAAACATCGCGCCGCGATGCCGGAGTTCGCGAGCCCGGTCGCGGGCGCTGTCGAGCATATCGTAGCGCACCTTGAGCAGACTGCGCGCCATTGGCGGGTTGGTGAAGATCAGGAACGGCAGGACGTAGATCTCGGTGTCCCAGAAATAGTGCCCTTCGTAGGTCCGCCCGGTCAGACCCCGAGCGGGGATCCCATGCCCCTCCGCCCGCTCGGAGGCCTGCATCAACTGGAACAGGTTCCAGCGGATCGCCTGTTGCAGCCTCACGTTACTGGCGTCACCGGCATCAACCTGCACGTCGGCGCGCTGCCAGAATCGGTCGACATCCGCGTGCTGGCGCGCGCGGATCGATGCGAAGCCTGTCTCCACCGCACGGTCGAGCGTCCATGCCACCTGGGAGCGGATCGGCTCGGGCGCCGTGTCGCCGGAATAGTGGTAGCTCAGGTATTTGTGGATGCGGATCGTCTGCCCGGGCGCGAGGGTCGCGCGGAACAGGATGCGGGCAAGATCGTCGTCGCAGGCCGCTTTGGTGGCGACCGGGCAATCGGCCGTCACCACGTGATCCATGCCGCAGCCGAGCGCCAGCCCTGAACTCGCGGTGCGATAGCTGAGGATGGCGCGCAGCGCCTCGGCCCGCGATCCGGTCGGGTGCAGGACCGGGCCGACGAACCCCTCCGCGAGACGCGGGTCGCTGGTGTCGGCGGCGAGCGGTTGGTCGTTCCGCAGTTCTGAGGCGATCACCACCTCCGCCTCGGCGTTCTCCGCCGTGAGCTCGTATTCGAGCGCGGCGAGATGGCGGTGGGCGAGAGAGACGAGGCGAACCGTCCGCAGACGCAGGCGCTTGCCCGCCGCAGTCATCCAGACCACGTCCCGGTTCAGGGTTCCGGTTCGAAAATCCAGGCTGCGCCGATAGGACAGGATCTCGGCCTCCACCAGGATGAAGGGCTCGTCGTCGACCGAGAGCGACATGACCGTCCCGTCGGGGCAGTTCAGGATGCTCTGTCCGACCGTGGGGAAGCCGTAGGCGCGCTCGCCGTACGAGATGGGGCGATGCTCGTAGAAGCCGTTGAGGTAGGTGCCCGCCTCTCGGACCGGTGTTCCCTCGTCGATAATCCCGCGGATCCCGAGATAGCCGTTCGACAGGGCGAACATCGTCTCCGCCTGCCCGGTGAAGTCCTGCACCAATTCCCGCACGTAGCGGACAGCCTCGATGGCCCACGGATTCGGAGGGAAGATATCGGTCGGTGGGTTCAGGCGCGGGCGAAGCATCGATCGTCCCTTCGTTCCGTCTCGGGGGATGCCGGCTCGACGGCGACGAAGGGCAGTGTCCCGTCACGGATCATCGGCAACGGGCGCCTTCCACCCGCCTAAAGAGGTTGGCCGTCACACCCACTACGGTATGGGAGCAGCGCCCGCGCACCCCGCGAGGATGCAACCTGAGCAGGGTCGATCCTGGCAACCAAGCCTAGCTTGAGCGCTCATGATCGATGACTTCATACAATCAACGCAACCATACGGTGTCAACCGGTGTTGACGTTCGGATGACACGAACATCTCTAACGAATTTGACGATACGATATCATTTGTTATGCTAAAATCTCCGGGGCTCTATCGAGATTTTTCAGCGATCTGCGTCTGAGAACCGATAATCATTTGCACGATCGGGGAAAATATTGAAATCCTTGGGCAGCTTCGATCGACACCGTCAAACTCGGCCGCGCAGGCTGCCGATGGATGGAGCAGATCCGATGGGGTTTCGCATCGCATCGATCCCGGAGGTCCGCGGCGGCCGGCTCTTGAGGCGCAATGCCGGGCCGGGGCGGGCGACGTTGACGGCATTGGCACCGGCGCTTCGAAAATCGGCTCCGGCGCGGGGCTGAGATGGGCGACAGCATCCTGGTCGTGAATGCGGGCAGCTCATCGATCAAGTTCAAGCTCTACCGCATCGACAACGCGGATCTCGCTCCCCTGCTGAGCGGAGGGATGAGCGGGATCGGCAGTTCGCCGGTGTTCACGGTGGAGGATGGAACGGGTGCCGTCGCGGTGACCCGCCGCTTCGAGGCGGCCGACGTCCCCGATGCCTCCGCCGCGCAGCACCATCTCGCCGACTGGTTCACTAACCATCGCCCCGGCGAACCGATCGTTGCGGTCGGACACCGGGTGGTCCATGGCGGACCGGATTTTTCGGAGCCGGTGCTGGTCGATGACGCGGTGCTGCGGACGCTCGAATCCTTCATCCCGCTGGCACCGCTGCACCAGCTCGGCAACCTCGATCCGATCCGGGTGCTTCGGCAGCGCCGCCCCGACCTGCCGCAGGTCGCTTGTTTCGACACCGCCTTCCACCGCGGCCATCCGGAGCTGTCCGACCGCTTCGCCCTGCCCCGCTTCCTCCATGACGAGGGCCTGCGGCGCTACGGGTTTCACGGGCTGTCCTACGAGTACGTCGCCGGGCGTTTGCGGGAGCTGTCGCCGGAGACGGCGGAGGGGCGCGTGGTCGTGGCGCATCTCGGTTCCGGCGCCTCGCTCTGCGCCCTGAAAGCGGGCCGGAGCGAGGAAACCACCATGAGCTTCACCGCCCTCGACGGTGTGCCCATGGGTACGCGCTGCGGCGCGCTCGATCCCGGCGCCGTGCTCCACCTCATCGAGCACAAGGGAATGACGCCGTCCGAGGTCGGGCACATGCTCTACCACGAGAGCGGATTGCTCGGCCTGTCCGGTCTCAGCAACGACGTGCGCACCCTGCTGGCGAGCGAACGGCCCGAGGCCGCCATGGCCGTCGCCTTCTTCTGCCGGCGGGTGGCGCAGGCGGCAGCGGCGCTGGCGGTGACGCTCGGCGGCCTCGACGCCTTCGTGTTCACCGCCGGGATCGGCGAGCACGCCCCCGAGATCCGGCGGCGCATCGTCGCCGATTTGGGCTGGGCGGGTTTGATCCTGAGCAATGACGCCAACCGCTCCGGCATCGCAAGACTCGATGAAGCGGGAAGCCGGGCGCAGATCTGGACCATCCCGACCGACGAGGAGCGCATGATCGCGAGACACACGTTGCGTCTGCTGGGCCGGACCGCGGCAGGAGCGACGTCATGAGGCGGCCAGCGCTCAACACGGGTGCGCGCGGGGGCCTTCTCGCGATCCTGCTCGTCACCGGCTTTGCCGTCGCCGCGCCCCCGCCCGCCCTGGCGCAATCACGCCTGAAGCAGTTGATCGACCGGCTGCGCGGGCAGCGGATGCCGGAGGGAATCGCCAAGTCGAACGGCCGCATCGAAGCGACGCAGGTCGATGTCGCGGCGAAATATGCGGGCCGGATCGCCAAGCTGCTCGTCAAGGAGGGCGACGAGGTCAGCGCGGGCCAGGTCGTCGCCACGATCTCCTCGCCCGAGACCGAGGCGCAGCTGCGCGGCGCACAGGCCCAGGTGCTGCGGGCCAAGAAGAGCCTCGCGGAGGCGGTGGCCCTGATCGCCCAGCGGAAGAGCGACCTCACCTTCGCCGAGGCCGACTTCAACCGCGGCAAGGAACTCGTCGGCAAGGGCTACCTGACCAAGCAGATCTTCGACCAGCGCAAGGCCAAGGCCGAGGCGGCCAAGGCAGGGCTCGAAGCCGCCCAGGCGCAGGAAGATCAGGCGAAGTTCGCGGTCGAGAGCGCCGAGGCCGACGTGCAGCGGCTCCAGGCCGTGCTGGTCGATCTCGTGCTGCGGGCCCCCCGCGACGGGCGGGTGCAGTACCGGCTGGCGCGGGAGGGCGAGGTGGTGGGCGCCGGCACCCGCATCCTGACGCTGCTCGACCTCGCCGACGTCTACATGACGATCTATCTGCCGGCCGCGCAGGCCGGGCCGCTGGCGCTCAACGACGACGCACGCATCGTCCTCGATCCCGTGCCGCAATACGTCATCCCGGCCACTATCAGCTTCGTCGCCGCCGACGCGCAGTTCACCCCCAAAAGCGTCGAGACCGAGGAGGAGCGGGAGAAGCTCACCTTCCGGATCAAGCTCCAGATCGATCCGAAGGTGCTGAAGAAGTACCATCAGCGGGTGAAGACGGGTGTGCGTGGAATGGGCTTCGTGCGCACCAAGGCCGACGTTCCATGGCCCGCCGACCTCGCCGTGAAGCTGCCGTGAGGGCGGCATGAGCGACGCGGCCGCCATTGCCCGGCTCGAACACGTCTCGCATCGCTACGGCGGAACGAGCGCGCTCGACGACGTGTCGCTCGATCTTCCCGCCGGCCGCATGGTCGGAATAATCGGGCCGGACGGCGTCGGCAAGTCGACGCTGCTCGCGCTGGTGGCGGGCGTGCGCCGGATCCAGACGGGCCGCGTGACGGTGCTCGGCGGCGACATGGCCCAGCGGCGCCACCGCACGCGGGAGGCGGCGCGCATCGCCTACATGCCGCAGGGGCTCGGCCGCAATCTCTACCCGACGCTGAGCGTGTTCGAGAATATCGACTTCCACGGCCGCCTGTTCGGCCAGGGGGCGTCGGAGCGGCGGCGGCGCATCACCGACCTGCTCACCGCGACCGGCCTCGACCCGTTCGAGGAGCGCCCGGCGGGCAAGCTGTCGGGCGGGATGAAGCAGAAGCTCAGCCTGTGCTGCGCGCTCATCCACGATCCCGACCTGCTGATCCTCGACGAGCCGACAACGGGCGTCGATCCGCTCTCGCGCGGGCAGTTCTGGGAGCTGATCGGCTCGATCCGGGCCGGGCGGCCCGGCATGAGCGTGGTCGTCGCCACCGCCTACATGGACGAGGCCTCGCGCTTCGAGTGGCTGATCGCGATGGATGACGGCCACGTCATCGCGAGCGGCAGCCCGGCCGAGCTGCTGGCCCGAACGGCCAAGCCCGATATGGAGGCCGCCTTCATCGCGCTCCTCCCGGCGGAGAAGCAGGCCCAGCACCGGCCCGTGGTGCTGAAACCAAGGCCACCGCGGCTCGATGCGGTGCCGGCGATCGAGGCGGAGCACCTGACCCGGCGCTTCGGCAGCTTCACCGCCGTCGACGACGTCAGCTTCCGCATCGCCCGCGGCGAGATCTTCGGCTTTCTCGGCTCGAACGGCTGCGGCAAGTCCACCACGATGAAGATGCTCACGGGCCTCCTGCCGGTCTCGGAGGGGAGCGCGAAGCTGTTCGGCCATCCCGTGGGCGACAACGACATGGAGACGCGCCGCAACGTCGGCTACATGTCGCAGGCCTTCTCGCTCTACAGCGAGCTGACGGTGCTGCAGAACCTCGAACTGCACGCCCAGCTCTACCACCTGCCGCCGCACGACCGCCCGGTCCGGATCAAGGAGCTGCTCGAGCGCTACGAGCTCGATCCGGTCAAGAACGCGCGGCCCGACAGCCTGCCTCTGGGCATCAAGCAGCGGCTGCAGCTCGCGGTGGCGGTGCTGCACCGGCCGGCGATGCTGATCCTCGACGAGCCGACCTCGGGAGTCGACCCGATCGCCCGCGACGCCTTCTGGCGGACGCTGATCGACCTCTCGCGGGATGAGGGCGTCACGATCTTCCTCTCCACGCACTTCATGAACGAGGCGGAGCGCTGCGACCGCATCTCGCTGATGCATGCCGGCCGAGTGCTGGCGGTCGGCACGCCGGCCGAGCTGGTGCGGGGGCGCGGCAGCACCTCGCTGGAACAGTGCTTCATCGACTATCTGGCCGAGGCCGCCGGGCTCGACCCGAAGGCAGCCGAGAAGGCGGGGATGGAGGCGGGAGAAAAGGCGGCGGTGGGGCCGGACACCGTGCCCGCCCCGCCCCATGCGGCCGCACGCGGCCACCGCTTCGATCCGAGGCGCCTCTGGGCCTATGCCCGACGCGAGACGATGGAGCTGCTGCGGGATCCGATCCGCATCGCCTTCGCCTTCATCGGCCCCATCCTGCTGATGATCGCCTTCGGCTACGGGATCTCCTTCGACGTGGAGAACCTGCGCTTCTCGGCCTTCGACCAGGACAACACGCCCGAAAGCCGTCAGCTCGTCGATGCCTTCACCAGCTCGCGCTACTTCAGCGAGCAGGCGCCGATCCGCTCCGCGACCGAACTCGACCAGCGCTTCCGCAATGGCAGCGTGCAGATCGCACTGGAAATCCCGCCTCGCTTCGGCCGCGACCTCCAGTCCGGACGCGCTCCGGAGATTGCGGTGTGGCTCGACGGGGCGATGCCGTTCCGGGCCGAGACGAGCCGAGGCTATGTCACCGGCCTGGCAAACCAGTACGCCCACCAGCTCGCCGTGGAGCGCTTGGGCATCGACCCGTCATCGACGCGGGTCAGCGTCGAGACGCGCTTCCGGTACAATCAGGCCTTTCGCAGCGTCAACGCCATGGTGCCGAGCGTGATGATGCTGCTGCTCATCCTGATCCCGGCGATCATGTCGGCCATCGCCGTGGTGCGCGAGAAGGAGACCGGCTCGATCGCCAACTTCCGCTCGACGCCGGTCACCAAGTTCGAGTTCCTGCTGGGCAAGCAGCTTCCCTATATCGGCATCGCCATGATGAGCTTCGGGCTGCTCGTGCTCGTGGCGCTGTTCGTGTTCGACGTGCCCGTCAAAGGCTCATTCGCCGCGCTCGTCCTCGGGACGTTCTTCTATGTCGTGGCGACGACCGGCTTCGGGCAGTTCATCTCGACCTTCATGAAGACTCAGGTTGCGGCGGTCTTCGCCACCGCGCTCCTGTCCATCATCCCGGCCGTCAATTTCTCCGGTCTCCTGGTCCCCATCTCGTCGCTGTCGGGCAGCGCCCGGGTGATCGGGCTCTCGCTGCCGCCGGCCTGGTACCAGCCCGTCACGGCAGGCACCTTCACCAAGGGCCTGCCCTTCTCCGAACTCGTGCCCAACATCCTGGTGCTGGCGGGTTTCGCGCTCCTGTTCCTGATCCTGTCGCAGTTGCTCCTGCGCAAGCAGGAGGCGTGAGATGGAACAACCCGCCACCCCGGACCGGGCTGCGCCCGCGCCGTTCCGCATCGGCCTCGGAACGCATGCGGCGAACCTGTTCCGCCTCATCGTCAAGGAGCTGCGCAGCATTCGGGCCGATCCGGTCATGCTGTTCCTCGTCGTCTACGCCTTCACCTTCGCCGTCCACTCCGTCGCCTCCGGCGCCTCGACCGAGGTGCGCAACCTGACCGTCGGCGTGGTGGACGAGGATCAATCCGACCTGTCGCGGCAGATCATGAGCGCGCTCAACCCGCCGCTGGTGAAGAGCGTCGTTGCCCTCACCCCGGCCGAGATCGACCCCGCCATGGATACCGGCCGGCTCGTCTTCGTGATCGAGCTGCCGCCGCGCCTGCAGATGGACGTGCTGTCCGGCCGTCCGGCCGAGGTCCAGCTCGGCGTCGATGCCACGGCGATGACCCAGGCTGGCAACGGCTCGATCTACCTCCAGACCATCATCGCCCAGGAGGTCGCCCGCTTCGCCGCCCGCAGCGACCTCACCGACACCGCCCCCGTGCAGGTGGTGACGCGCGCCAAGTTCAACCCGAACCTCCAGACCAGCTGGTTCACCTCCGTGATGCAGGTGATCAACAACATAACGCTGCTGACCGTCATCCTCACCGGCGCCGCGCTGATCCGCGAGCGCGAGCAGGGCACGGTGGAGCACCTCTTGGTGATGCCGCTCGTCCCGGTCGAGATCATGCTCGCCAAGGTGATCGCCAACGGGCTCGTCATCCTCATCGGCGCCGGCCTGTCACTGGTCTTCGTCGTGGAAGGGTGGCTCGGCGTGCCGATCAGCGGCTCGATCCCGCTCTTCCTGTTCGGAGCCGGCCTCTACGCCCTCGCGGTGGCCGCGCTGGGCATTCTCCTGGGCACGATCGCGAGCTCCATGGGTCAGTTCGGCCTGCTGGTGATCCCGATCCTGCTGCTGATGCAGCTGCTCTCGGGCAGCAGCACGCCGATGGAAAGCATGCCGTTCTGGCTCCAGATCGTGGTGCAGACGGTCAGCCCGACGCCGCACTTCGTCGCGCTCGCCCAGGCCGTCCTCTACCGCGGCGCAGGCCTGTCCGTCGTCTGGCCGCAGCTGCTCGCCCTCGCTGCCCTGGGCAGCATCTACTTCGCCTTCGCCCTCACCCGCTTCCGCCGCGTGATCTTCGGAGTCTGACCGACGCCACGCCCGCCCCGCGATCCGGCCGTCACCCGATGGGCCGCACCGTCAAGCGCCCCGCCAGCCAGGAGAAGCCCCATGACCGAGCCCACGACTGCGCAGCGACCGGCCGCCGTGCTGGACGGCGCGGAACTCGCCCTGATCGACCGCTACTGGCAGGCGGCGAACTACCTTTCCGTCGGACAGATCTATCTGCTCGACAATCCGCTGCTGCGCGCGCCCTTGGAGCCGCAGCACATCAAGGCGCGCCTTCTCGGCCATTGGGGCACCACCCCGGGCCTGAACTTCATCTACGTCCACCTCAACCGGGTGATTAAAGCGCGCGACCTCGACGCGATCTACATCTGCGGACCCGGCCATGGCGGCCCCGGGATCGTCGCCAACACGTATCTCGAAGGCACCTACAGCGAGGTCTATCCGGAGATCTCGCAGGATGCGGAGGGCATGCGGAAACTGTTCCGGCAGTTCTCGTTCCCCGGCGGCATCCCGAGCCACGTCGCGCCCGAGACGCCGGGCTCGATCCACGAGGGCGGC
Proteins encoded:
- a CDS encoding HAD family hydrolase; its protein translation is MNRGPEAVPERLQAVIFDVDGVLVDSPHEQAWREALAEFADPSDFTTAFYQAHVAGKRRLEGARATLERLGGAGAAAHAADFARKKQAVIDRLIEQDRFEAFPDAIRLAVALREAALRTVLASSSKNADAMLARVILPDRRTLLSLFDADVSGRDVPRGKPDPALFLLAASAVGASPNRCLVVEDAPAGIRAAKAGGMAGLGIARLGDAALLRAAGADLVLTSLDQLDVSAVPSGVLRPRSGAEPHR
- a CDS encoding glycoside hydrolase family 65 protein codes for the protein MLRPRLNPPTDIFPPNPWAIEAVRYVRELVQDFTGQAETMFALSNGYLGIRGIIDEGTPVREAGTYLNGFYEHRPISYGERAYGFPTVGQSILNCPDGTVMSLSVDDEPFILVEAEILSYRRSLDFRTGTLNRDVVWMTAAGKRLRLRTVRLVSLAHRHLAALEYELTAENAEAEVVIASELRNDQPLAADTSDPRLAEGFVGPVLHPTGSRAEALRAILSYRTASSGLALGCGMDHVVTADCPVATKAACDDDLARILFRATLAPGQTIRIHKYLSYHYSGDTAPEPIRSQVAWTLDRAVETGFASIRARQHADVDRFWQRADVQVDAGDASNVRLQQAIRWNLFQLMQASERAEGHGIPARGLTGRTYEGHYFWDTEIYVLPFLIFTNPPMARSLLKVRYDMLDSARDRARELRHRGAMFPWRTINGREASAYYAAGTAQYHINADIAFALRQYVEVSGDVDFLHRYGAEILVETARLWCDLGFFSDRMGGRFCIHGVTGPDEYTAIVNNNCYTNLMARENMRYAAEVVRMLERDDPESFANLLRRTGLDPDEPEAWNQAAERMYLPYDERLKVHPQDDAFLDLERWDFANTPEDHYPLLLHYHPLNLYRSQVIKQADMVLAMFLLSEHFTTEEKRRNFEYYDPLTTHDSSLSVCIQSIVANEIGLREKAIHYFYFALAMDLSDIGGNMMHGAHIAAIGGTWLALVYGFAGLRDTRGRISFRPCLPATWNRMSFTLRIRGRVLRVELDHVAATYRLIEGEDLTLWHAEDCVRLSSAAPSATRAIRPPPGGGHEPGS
- a CDS encoding acetate/propionate family kinase, translated to MGDSILVVNAGSSSIKFKLYRIDNADLAPLLSGGMSGIGSSPVFTVEDGTGAVAVTRRFEAADVPDASAAQHHLADWFTNHRPGEPIVAVGHRVVHGGPDFSEPVLVDDAVLRTLESFIPLAPLHQLGNLDPIRVLRQRRPDLPQVACFDTAFHRGHPELSDRFALPRFLHDEGLRRYGFHGLSYEYVAGRLRELSPETAEGRVVVAHLGSGASLCALKAGRSEETTMSFTALDGVPMGTRCGALDPGAVLHLIEHKGMTPSEVGHMLYHESGLLGLSGLSNDVRTLLASERPEAAMAVAFFCRRVAQAAAALAVTLGGLDAFVFTAGIGEHAPEIRRRIVADLGWAGLILSNDANRSGIARLDEAGSRAQIWTIPTDEERMIARHTLRLLGRTAAGATS
- a CDS encoding HlyD family secretion protein codes for the protein MRRPALNTGARGGLLAILLVTGFAVAAPPPALAQSRLKQLIDRLRGQRMPEGIAKSNGRIEATQVDVAAKYAGRIAKLLVKEGDEVSAGQVVATISSPETEAQLRGAQAQVLRAKKSLAEAVALIAQRKSDLTFAEADFNRGKELVGKGYLTKQIFDQRKAKAEAAKAGLEAAQAQEDQAKFAVESAEADVQRLQAVLVDLVLRAPRDGRVQYRLAREGEVVGAGTRILTLLDLADVYMTIYLPAAQAGPLALNDDARIVLDPVPQYVIPATISFVAADAQFTPKSVETEEEREKLTFRIKLQIDPKVLKKYHQRVKTGVRGMGFVRTKADVPWPADLAVKLP
- the rbbA gene encoding ribosome-associated ATPase/putative transporter RbbA; its protein translation is MSDAAAIARLEHVSHRYGGTSALDDVSLDLPAGRMVGIIGPDGVGKSTLLALVAGVRRIQTGRVTVLGGDMAQRRHRTREAARIAYMPQGLGRNLYPTLSVFENIDFHGRLFGQGASERRRRITDLLTATGLDPFEERPAGKLSGGMKQKLSLCCALIHDPDLLILDEPTTGVDPLSRGQFWELIGSIRAGRPGMSVVVATAYMDEASRFEWLIAMDDGHVIASGSPAELLARTAKPDMEAAFIALLPAEKQAQHRPVVLKPRPPRLDAVPAIEAEHLTRRFGSFTAVDDVSFRIARGEIFGFLGSNGCGKSTTMKMLTGLLPVSEGSAKLFGHPVGDNDMETRRNVGYMSQAFSLYSELTVLQNLELHAQLYHLPPHDRPVRIKELLERYELDPVKNARPDSLPLGIKQRLQLAVAVLHRPAMLILDEPTSGVDPIARDAFWRTLIDLSRDEGVTIFLSTHFMNEAERCDRISLMHAGRVLAVGTPAELVRGRGSTSLEQCFIDYLAEAAGLDPKAAEKAGMEAGEKAAVGPDTVPAPPHAAARGHRFDPRRLWAYARRETMELLRDPIRIAFAFIGPILLMIAFGYGISFDVENLRFSAFDQDNTPESRQLVDAFTSSRYFSEQAPIRSATELDQRFRNGSVQIALEIPPRFGRDLQSGRAPEIAVWLDGAMPFRAETSRGYVTGLANQYAHQLAVERLGIDPSSTRVSVETRFRYNQAFRSVNAMVPSVMMLLLILIPAIMSAIAVVREKETGSIANFRSTPVTKFEFLLGKQLPYIGIAMMSFGLLVLVALFVFDVPVKGSFAALVLGTFFYVVATTGFGQFISTFMKTQVAAVFATALLSIIPAVNFSGLLVPISSLSGSARVIGLSLPPAWYQPVTAGTFTKGLPFSELVPNILVLAGFALLFLILSQLLLRKQEA
- a CDS encoding ABC transporter permease, which produces MEQPATPDRAAPAPFRIGLGTHAANLFRLIVKELRSIRADPVMLFLVVYAFTFAVHSVASGASTEVRNLTVGVVDEDQSDLSRQIMSALNPPLVKSVVALTPAEIDPAMDTGRLVFVIELPPRLQMDVLSGRPAEVQLGVDATAMTQAGNGSIYLQTIIAQEVARFAARSDLTDTAPVQVVTRAKFNPNLQTSWFTSVMQVINNITLLTVILTGAALIREREQGTVEHLLVMPLVPVEIMLAKVIANGLVILIGAGLSLVFVVEGWLGVPISGSIPLFLFGAGLYALAVAALGILLGTIASSMGQFGLLVIPILLLMQLLSGSSTPMESMPFWLQIVVQTVSPTPHFVALAQAVLYRGAGLSVVWPQLLALAALGSIYFAFALTRFRRVIFGV